A genome region from Deinococcus sp. Leaf326 includes the following:
- a CDS encoding ribonuclease H family protein, with amino-acid sequence MIGEATAGLGAVVDSKEFTRIVRTSSQQHAELEAALLAVRKAPIEQPLKLHVDCLNALQPLTQPNLLISAFQVMVRHIITVAHQRQIALTLQHIRGDDNPAHPVARRARLMPPNQPVSDERLYLRVRQHGPQVTVLGLGDPLVFPDHPAGFQLAPAPGCAGSRRREANPSDPEIIFSGMLGPGQFSLSLEISYVDTLKPYFHKYFCFLVFLFSWI; translated from the coding sequence ATGATCGGCGAGGCCACCGCAGGCCTGGGGGCTGTCGTTGACAGTAAGGAATTCACTCGCATCGTTCGCACCTCCAGCCAGCAGCACGCTGAACTTGAAGCCGCCCTGTTGGCCGTGCGCAAAGCTCCAATCGAGCAGCCGCTCAAGCTGCACGTTGACTGCCTCAATGCCCTGCAGCCGCTCACCCAACCGAATCTACTCATTTCCGCCTTTCAGGTCATGGTCCGGCACATCATTACCGTGGCCCATCAGCGCCAGATTGCCCTGACCCTTCAGCACATCCGGGGGGACGACAATCCGGCGCATCCGGTCGCCCGCCGTGCCCGTCTGATGCCTCCGAATCAGCCGGTGTCCGATGAGCGTCTTTACTTGCGCGTACGTCAGCACGGGCCGCAAGTGACCGTCCTGGGACTGGGTGATCCCCTGGTCTTCCCTGATCACCCGGCGGGCTTTCAGCTGGCGCCTGCTCCTGGCTGTGCAGGATCTCGTCGTCGCGAGGCGAATCCATCTGACCCTGAAATAATCTTCTCTGGGATGCTAGGACCAGGGCAGTTCAGCCTCTCCCTAGAGATCAGCTATGTGGATACCTTAAAACCATATTTCCATAAATATTTCTGTTTTCTTGTTTTTCTGTTTTCCTGGATATAA
- a CDS encoding ParA family protein, with protein sequence MRVYGITNVKGGSGKTHATVHLAYHAAQQGQRVAVLDLDPTRQSVNWIEIAGLGLPAMALDIKQDDLEAYITQLRGDGDFDAIFIDTPANDRDATLETLLVSDVALIPVGVGTSDTGMLGTTERQVKRALQLRPDLKPFILINRAKFAPARERETEAECAKTGIPVLHNRIPLRGNYQAAAGKTPASEHYADVWNEVNA encoded by the coding sequence ATGCGTGTTTATGGGATCACCAATGTCAAGGGTGGAAGTGGGAAGACTCACGCTACGGTCCATCTCGCCTACCATGCAGCTCAACAGGGTCAGCGGGTCGCTGTCCTTGACCTCGATCCAACCCGGCAGTCGGTCAACTGGATCGAGATTGCGGGGTTGGGTCTTCCAGCGATGGCGCTGGATATCAAGCAGGACGATCTGGAGGCTTACATCACCCAGCTGAGGGGAGATGGGGACTTCGACGCCATCTTCATCGACACCCCAGCCAATGACCGCGACGCCACTCTGGAGACTCTCCTCGTGTCCGATGTCGCCCTTATTCCAGTTGGCGTCGGAACCAGTGATACAGGCATGCTCGGCACGACTGAGCGGCAGGTCAAGCGGGCGCTCCAGCTGCGGCCTGACCTCAAGCCCTTCATCCTGATTAACCGGGCAAAGTTTGCCCCGGCGCGCGAGCGGGAAACGGAGGCCGAATGTGCCAAGACGGGTATCCCTGTATTGCACAACCGCATTCCCCTGAGGGGCAACTACCAGGCCGCCGCCGGGAAGACCCCAGCCAGTGAACACTACGCCGACGTCTGGAACGAGGTGAATGCGTGA